The following are encoded in a window of Ruficoccus amylovorans genomic DNA:
- a CDS encoding muramidase family protein has translation MKISQIFLCVIGLHLAVIAFLFATPGCQSGPDAETTGSGGVVGPPDGTVVSEANQNYRQQQYTVGGAPIKAESTPEVTRLRSTPTRPSWNLNENQPAEVIEGQEVTVLEPMNEGLVAAGVTRISPAMETSSYTVKKGDNLTTIARRHDVTLNELMDANGLNRKSVLQVGQVLVIPAASAASYEPPAGDLSAGSAGSVSESASSYTVKSGDTLGAIAKRNGTSVRAIKSANNLSSDTIIVGQTLLIPSGSGATAPSVSSGSSSASLPEGTYLVQKGDTLGAIAKRYNVKVSELMTENNISDPRALRAGQKLVIPGQGSTSSPAPVAPAPRAKPATTPAPVPAPVPAPQPAPSQPAVIEEYNAELLLENLDDIPAAEVQSTN, from the coding sequence GCTCGGGAGGCGTCGTCGGCCCGCCGGACGGGACTGTCGTATCCGAGGCGAACCAGAATTACCGTCAGCAACAGTACACCGTCGGCGGTGCGCCGATTAAGGCTGAGAGCACGCCCGAGGTGACGCGCTTGCGCTCCACTCCGACCCGCCCGAGCTGGAACCTGAACGAGAACCAGCCCGCCGAAGTGATCGAAGGGCAGGAAGTCACCGTGCTTGAGCCGATGAACGAGGGGCTCGTCGCCGCCGGTGTGACCAGGATCTCGCCCGCGATGGAAACCTCCAGCTACACGGTGAAAAAGGGCGACAATCTGACGACCATCGCCCGCCGCCACGACGTCACGCTCAACGAACTGATGGACGCCAACGGCCTCAACCGCAAGTCGGTGCTCCAGGTCGGCCAGGTGCTTGTCATCCCCGCCGCCAGCGCTGCTTCCTACGAGCCGCCCGCCGGCGACCTCAGTGCCGGTTCCGCCGGGTCGGTGAGCGAAAGCGCCAGCAGCTACACGGTCAAGTCCGGGGACACGCTCGGGGCCATCGCCAAACGTAACGGCACCTCCGTCCGCGCCATCAAGAGCGCCAACAACCTCTCCAGCGACACGATCATCGTCGGGCAGACCTTGCTGATTCCCTCCGGCAGCGGTGCTACTGCTCCGTCGGTTTCGTCGGGCAGCTCCAGCGCCTCGCTTCCCGAAGGCACCTACCTGGTCCAAAAGGGCGACACGCTCGGTGCCATCGCCAAGCGTTACAACGTGAAGGTCTCCGAGCTGATGACGGAGAACAACATTTCCGACCCCCGCGCCCTGCGCGCCGGGCAAAAGCTGGTCATCCCCGGGCAGGGCTCAACTTCGTCCCCGGCCCCGGTTGCTCCGGCTCCCCGCGCCAAGCCCGCCACGACTCCTGCGCCGGTTCCGGCCCCGGTCCCCGCGCCGCAACCGGCTCCGTCCCAACCGGCCGTGATCGAGGAGTATAATGCGGAGCTTCTGTTGGAGAACCTTGACGACATTCCTGCCGCCGAGGTTCAGAGCACAAACTAA
- a CDS encoding UDP-N-acetylglucosamine--N-acetylmuramyl-(pentapeptide) pyrophosphoryl-undecaprenol N-acetylglucosamine transferase, with product MSTFLIACGGTGGHLAPGIALAEGLVGAGHEACLLISNKDVDSRLVKSYPQLEFVRSPGCGMSWKPLGFLRFQWEQLRSFILAVRLIRRRKPAAIVGFGGFLSVGVTLAGFMLGYPVVLHEANRRPGRAIRMLSGLAQRIYLPEGTQLKSLPPQTVRHSGYPVRKEIRRLPQDVARQKLGIQVSGKLLLVFGGSQGAVALNKWVTENFDRLARENISVYCLTGLNHGTMGMVEHKLDDGQVACAYFVPFCDRMAEVLSAADLVVSRAGAGSIAEFIRCHTPSIIIPFPFAADDHQRANARFFEQQGGTIVVEQENISSLTDEVIDTIFNDWLLNKMRENLERLDRTSPIEPMIRDLESIAAERPGQPRPQQA from the coding sequence ATGAGTACCTTTCTGATCGCATGTGGAGGAACCGGCGGGCATCTGGCCCCCGGCATCGCGCTGGCCGAAGGGCTGGTCGGCGCCGGGCATGAGGCGTGCCTGCTCATCAGCAACAAGGATGTGGACTCGCGCCTGGTCAAGAGCTACCCGCAACTGGAGTTCGTGCGCTCGCCGGGTTGCGGTATGTCGTGGAAACCGCTTGGCTTCCTGCGCTTTCAGTGGGAGCAATTGCGTTCCTTTATCCTGGCCGTGCGGCTTATCCGCCGCCGCAAGCCCGCCGCCATCGTCGGTTTTGGCGGCTTTCTCAGCGTAGGGGTCACGCTGGCGGGTTTCATGCTCGGCTACCCGGTCGTGCTGCATGAGGCAAACCGCCGCCCCGGCCGCGCCATCCGCATGCTGAGCGGGCTGGCCCAGCGGATTTACCTGCCCGAGGGCACGCAACTCAAAAGCCTCCCCCCGCAGACCGTGCGCCACTCGGGCTACCCGGTACGCAAGGAGATCCGCCGCCTGCCGCAGGATGTGGCCCGGCAGAAGCTCGGCATCCAGGTCTCCGGTAAGCTGTTGCTGGTCTTCGGCGGCAGCCAGGGCGCTGTCGCCCTGAATAAGTGGGTGACGGAGAACTTCGACCGCCTGGCCCGCGAAAATATCAGCGTGTACTGCCTGACCGGGCTCAACCACGGCACGATGGGCATGGTCGAGCACAAGCTTGATGACGGGCAAGTGGCCTGCGCCTATTTCGTCCCGTTCTGCGACCGCATGGCCGAGGTGCTCTCAGCCGCCGATCTCGTTGTTTCCCGGGCCGGGGCGGGCAGTATCGCGGAGTTTATCCGCTGCCACACGCCCTCGATCATTATTCCTTTTCCCTTCGCCGCTGACGACCACCAGCGTGCCAATGCCCGCTTCTTTGAGCAGCAAGGTGGCACCATCGTGGTCGAGCAGGAGAATATCTCCTCCCTCACCGACGAAGTTATCGACACCATTTTTAACGACTGGCTCCTGAACAAGATGCGCGAAAATCTGGAGCGACTCGACCGGACCAGCCCGATCGAGCCAATGATCCGCGATCTCGAAAGCATCGCGGCCGAACGCCCCGGCCAGCCCCGTCCCCAGCAAGCATGA
- the ftsW gene encoding putative lipid II flippase FtsW translates to MLTLCVAALTFLGLVVLSSAGKSLSSNPYFYFQRQSLWLALALMAGLFTAFLNLDTVRKGTWYIVGVALLLLVAVLIPGIGVKVNGASRWLDLGMMRLQVSDLAKLALIFGMAHYLAQNQRQITRFWEGFVLPCLGLGLVCGLIMLEPDFGTTALCGIVGLCMLFVAGTRLLFLIPSGLLALVAFSVAVYLDPIRLRRVTSFMDVEANKSDSAYQLWQGILAFGAGGVDGVGLGNGRQQLSYLPESHTDFVFPVIGEELGFITTAAVVTLFLIVFLCGVWSLRRAPNMYQFLLVCGALWFLTFQALINMGVVTGLLPTKGMSLPFISYGGSNLVVMFVLVGLILNCFRHWQKPALKRPRHL, encoded by the coding sequence GTGCTGACGCTCTGTGTGGCCGCGCTCACTTTCCTCGGGCTGGTGGTGCTCTCCAGCGCCGGCAAATCCCTCAGCTCAAACCCGTACTTCTACTTTCAGCGCCAGAGCCTTTGGTTGGCTCTGGCGCTGATGGCCGGGCTCTTTACCGCCTTTCTCAACCTCGACACGGTGCGCAAGGGCACCTGGTATATCGTCGGGGTGGCGCTGCTGCTGTTGGTCGCGGTCCTCATCCCCGGTATCGGGGTAAAAGTCAACGGCGCGAGCCGCTGGCTCGACCTGGGGATGATGCGCCTTCAGGTCTCGGACCTGGCGAAGCTGGCCCTGATCTTTGGCATGGCCCATTACCTGGCGCAGAACCAGCGCCAGATCACCAGGTTTTGGGAAGGCTTCGTGCTGCCGTGCCTCGGGCTGGGCCTTGTCTGCGGCCTCATCATGCTGGAGCCGGACTTCGGCACGACCGCGCTGTGCGGCATTGTCGGGCTGTGCATGCTTTTTGTCGCCGGAACGCGGCTGCTCTTTCTCATCCCCAGCGGGCTGCTCGCGCTGGTGGCCTTCAGCGTGGCGGTTTACCTGGACCCCATCCGCCTGCGCCGGGTGACCTCGTTCATGGATGTGGAGGCGAACAAATCCGACAGCGCCTACCAGCTTTGGCAGGGCATCCTCGCCTTCGGGGCCGGGGGTGTGGACGGCGTGGGACTGGGCAACGGACGCCAGCAGCTTTCCTACCTGCCCGAGTCGCACACGGACTTTGTCTTCCCGGTCATCGGGGAGGAACTGGGCTTCATCACAACTGCCGCCGTGGTCACGCTGTTTTTAATCGTCTTTTTATGCGGCGTGTGGAGCCTGCGCCGCGCCCCGAACATGTACCAGTTTCTGCTGGTGTGCGGGGCGCTGTGGTTCCTGACTTTCCAGGCCCTCATCAACATGGGGGTCGTCACCGGCCTGCTGCCGACCAAAGGCATGTCGCTGCCCTTCATCAGCTACGGTGGCTCGAACCTCGTGGTCATGTTCGTGCTGGTCGGGCTGATCCTGAACTGCTTTCGCCACTGGCAAAAACCGGCCCTCAAGCGGCCCCGTCACCTATGA
- the murB gene encoding UDP-N-acetylmuramate dehydrogenase — MMTLPENLQTTLPEEVFLLGIGGMGMAPLAVYLAQAGCRVRGWDDNLKAPIRALLEAQGIEILDTPQVGSVDSSSLVVRSSAVDPAHPLLARCGIDAACLRRGEFLARLAAGKKLVAVAGSHGKTTTTGMLIDMLRAVGFDFGYVLGGLFSDGATPPARYSATSPWLVAEVDESDGTIEGFSPAVTLVVNLDWDHADRYRTEADLRAAFARLFSRTSEHILLPENFPSEEGAAAPVLRFEAPGINFNLDNANAALQACRLISGVVPENPLAAFPGICRRQDVIHREERMRVMADYAHHPTEIRALLGMVKHQSEGPVWVVFQPHRYSRTRQFAREFAQVLAAADRAWVLPVYAASELPDAGGTEERILSEAPECLEAVSPADLNGVLDRALEKERPAALLFVGAGDIDRMAARFVRDRQQALNWREGLSTGAVLRLGEPLARKTTIGIGGPARFYAEPATEADVAYLLREAKSLGLPVLPLGRGSNLIVADAGFDGLALGFRHETWQRLELDPEGRIVAGTGVRLKQLCSFAAKNGLGGFEFLEGIPGTVGGSLRMNAGAMGGWTFDVVAEVTFIDASGALQTWPRERFHFGYRQCREIAQGLALSAVFASGQSGESESIRARMDSYAGSRKESQPREPSAGCIFKNPEGGHAGRIIDELGLKGLREGGAEVSAVHANFIVNTGGATAADVIALVRRIRETARRERGVELEPEVLLAGLKWEELL, encoded by the coding sequence ATGATGACCCTGCCCGAAAACCTGCAAACCACGCTCCCCGAGGAAGTTTTCCTGCTCGGCATCGGCGGCATGGGCATGGCCCCGCTGGCGGTGTACCTGGCGCAGGCGGGCTGCCGCGTGCGCGGGTGGGACGACAACCTGAAGGCTCCGATCCGCGCCTTGCTGGAGGCACAGGGTATTGAGATTCTGGATACACCGCAGGTGGGGTCGGTGGACTCCTCCTCGCTGGTGGTGCGTTCGAGCGCGGTCGATCCTGCCCATCCGCTGCTGGCCCGCTGCGGCATCGACGCGGCCTGCCTGCGACGCGGGGAGTTCCTCGCCCGGCTGGCTGCGGGCAAAAAACTGGTCGCCGTCGCCGGGAGCCACGGCAAAACCACCACCACCGGCATGCTGATTGACATGCTGCGCGCGGTTGGGTTCGACTTCGGCTACGTGCTGGGCGGGCTTTTCAGCGACGGGGCGACGCCCCCGGCCCGCTACTCGGCGACTTCGCCCTGGCTGGTGGCCGAGGTGGACGAGAGCGACGGCACGATCGAAGGCTTTTCCCCGGCGGTCACGCTCGTGGTCAACCTCGACTGGGACCACGCCGACCGCTACCGCACCGAGGCCGACCTGCGGGCGGCCTTTGCCCGGCTCTTTTCGCGCACGAGCGAGCACATCCTTTTACCCGAAAATTTCCCCTCCGAGGAGGGCGCGGCTGCCCCGGTCCTGCGATTCGAGGCCCCCGGCATCAACTTCAACCTGGACAACGCCAATGCCGCGCTCCAGGCCTGCCGCCTGATTTCTGGCGTGGTGCCGGAGAACCCGCTGGCGGCCTTCCCCGGCATCTGCCGCCGCCAGGACGTGATTCACCGCGAGGAGCGGATGCGGGTCATGGCCGACTATGCGCACCACCCGACGGAGATTCGCGCCCTGCTGGGCATGGTCAAGCACCAGTCCGAGGGGCCGGTGTGGGTCGTTTTCCAACCGCATCGCTACAGCCGCACGCGGCAGTTCGCCCGCGAGTTCGCGCAGGTGCTTGCCGCCGCCGACCGGGCCTGGGTACTGCCGGTTTACGCCGCCAGCGAGCTGCCCGACGCGGGCGGCACGGAGGAGCGCATCCTCAGCGAAGCGCCCGAGTGTCTGGAGGCGGTCAGCCCGGCGGACCTGAACGGCGTGCTCGACCGTGCGCTGGAAAAGGAACGTCCCGCCGCATTGCTTTTTGTCGGGGCAGGGGATATCGACCGGATGGCGGCGCGCTTTGTCCGCGACCGCCAGCAGGCACTCAACTGGCGCGAAGGCCTTTCGACCGGGGCCGTACTCCGGCTGGGCGAGCCGCTGGCCCGCAAGACCACCATCGGGATTGGCGGCCCGGCCCGCTTTTATGCCGAACCGGCCACCGAGGCCGACGTGGCCTACCTCCTGCGCGAGGCGAAGTCACTCGGCCTGCCTGTGTTACCGCTCGGGCGCGGGTCGAATCTGATCGTGGCCGACGCTGGATTTGACGGGCTCGCGCTGGGCTTCCGGCACGAGACCTGGCAGCGGCTGGAGCTCGACCCCGAAGGCCGGATCGTGGCCGGGACGGGCGTGCGCCTGAAGCAGCTTTGCAGCTTTGCGGCGAAAAACGGACTGGGCGGATTTGAATTTCTCGAAGGCATCCCCGGCACGGTGGGCGGCTCGCTGCGCATGAACGCCGGGGCGATGGGGGGCTGGACTTTTGATGTGGTGGCGGAAGTGACCTTCATCGACGCCTCCGGCGCACTGCAAACCTGGCCCCGCGAGCGTTTCCACTTCGGCTACCGCCAGTGCCGCGAGATCGCGCAGGGACTGGCCCTGAGTGCGGTCTTTGCCAGCGGCCAGAGCGGCGAGAGCGAGAGCATCCGCGCCCGCATGGACAGCTACGCGGGCTCCCGCAAGGAGAGCCAGCCGCGCGAGCCCAGCGCGGGCTGCATTTTTAAAAACCCCGAAGGCGGGCACGCGGGCCGGATCATTGATGAGCTGGGCCTGAAGGGCCTGCGCGAGGGTGGGGCGGAAGTCTCCGCCGTGCACGCGAACTTTATTGTCAACACCGGGGGGGCGACCGCTGCCGATGTCATCGCACTGGTGCGCCGCATTCGCGAGACGGCCCGTCGCGAGCGCGGGGTGGAACTTGAGCCCGAAGTCCTGCTGGCCGGGCTGAAATGGGAGGAACTGCTGTGA